The Helianthus annuus cultivar XRQ/B chromosome 16, HanXRQr2.0-SUNRISE, whole genome shotgun sequence genome includes a window with the following:
- the LOC110894462 gene encoding flavonol 3-sulfotransferase, translated as MSNAPRTEEDAEYKKLCENHKHLIETLPKCNGWWTPHLHNYNGFWLSPDILKANLLLHTYFKSHPTDIFLASFMKSGTTWLKALVFSTLNRHCYTFSDHYLHKHNPHSAFSPLDAESYPITDFTNSSTPRVFSTHFTRTMLPACMSSCKFVYVCRDPKDVLISMWHFMNKIRSKDLPPLSLDEAFELFCLGVSDYGPFWEQVLSYWSASLEYPDKILFLKYEDMKKEPEVVVKKLAAFVGKPITVEEEEKGVVREIVKLCSFENLSNLEVNKEGFEKFGRLVNIEKRDFFRKGVIGDWKNYLTKEMKERIDGITAQKFKGSGLIFTATG; from the coding sequence ATGTCAAATGCACCAAGAACAGAAGAAGATGCAGAGTACAAAAAGCTCTGCGAGAACCACAAACACTTGATAGAAACACTACCCAAATGCAATGGATGGTGGACACCACACCTACATAACTACAATGGCTTCTGGTTAAGCCCTGATATCCTAAAAGCCAACTTGCTTCTACATACCTATTTCAAATCACACCCTACCGACATCTTCTTGGCCTCCTTCATGAAGTCCGGAACCACCTGGCTTAAAGCTCTTGTGTTCTCTACCCTTAACCGCCACTGCTACACCTTCTCCGACCACTATCTTCACAAGCACAACCCGCATAGCGCCTTTTCGCCACTAGACGCTGAATCCTACCCTATTACCGACTTCACTAACTCATCGACTCCTCGAGTCTTCTCTACCCATTTCACCCGCACTATGTTACCAGCTTGCATGAGCTCTTGCAAGTTTGTCTACGTCTGTAGGGACCCGAAAGACGTATTGATTTCCATGTGGCATTTCATGAACAAAATTAGATCCAAAGATCTACCTCCTCTTTCGTTGGATGAAGCGTTTGAGCTTTTCTGCCTCGGTGTGTCAGACTATGGGCCATTCTGGGAACAAGTTCTGTCATACTGGAGTGCTAGCTTGGAATATCCGGACAAGATTTTGTTCTTGAAGTACGAGGATATGAAGAAAGAGCCGGAGGTAGTAGTGAAGAAACTGGCAGCTTTTGTGGGGAAGCCGATAACGGTGGAAGAAGAGGAGAAAGGGGTGGTGAGGGAGATAGTTAAGTTGTGTAGCTTTGAGAATTTGAGTAATCTAGAGGTAAACAAGGAAGGTTTCGAAAAGTTTGGTAGGCTGGTGAACATAGAGAAGCGAGATTTCTTCAGAAAAGGAGTGATTGGAGATTGGAAAAACTATTTGACCAAGGAGATGAAAGAACGTATTGATGGAATCACTGCTCAGAAGTTCAAGGGTTCGGGTTTGATCTTTACTGCAACAGGTTGA